The Candidatus Rokuibacteriota bacterium sequence CGGAGCACATTCCCCAGATGGTCGCGCTGATCGGGCGACTGCTGGCGCGCGGAGTCGCCTACGTGCTGGAGGGTGACGTCTACTTCGAGGTCCGCCGGTTCCCGCCCTACGGCAAGCTTTCGGGCAAGAACCTCGACGAGCTCGAATCAGGCGCCCGCGTGGACGTGGACGAGCGCAAGCGCGACCCGCTCGACTTCGCGCTGTGGAAGGCGTCCAAGCCCGGCGAGCCGTCATGGCCCTCTCCGTGGGGGCCCGGTCGCCCCGGGTGGCACAGCGAGTGCTCCGCCATGTCGATGCAGTACCTCGGCGAGACGTTCGACCTGCACGGCGGCGGCGAAGACCTCATTTTCCCGCATCACGAAAACGAGATCGCCCAGTCCGAGGGAGCAACCGGGCGGCCCTTCGTGCGCTGCTGGGCCCACAACGGCTTCGTCAACCTGAACTCGGAGAAAATGTCGAAGTCGCTGGGCAATACGCTTTGGATCAGGGACATGGTGCGCCGGCACGATCCCGAGGCGCTCAGGCTCTATTTCCTCGGGACGCACTACCGGCACCCGCTCGAGTTCGGGGACGAGCGCATCGGGGAGTCGTTGAAGGCCCTCGGCCGGCTCCGCGCGCTGGTGGAGGAGGCGGACCGCATCGCGGCCAAGGGCACGCCCGCGCCCGGACCCGACGGCGGGCTCTTCGACGAGATCGCCGCCCACCGCGCGCGCTTCGAGGCGGCGATGGACGACGACTTCAACACGCCGCAGGCGCTTGGTGTCCTGTTCGAC is a genomic window containing:
- the cysS gene encoding cysteine--tRNA ligase, which produces MPLRIFNTLTRRKEDFVPLVAGEVRMYVCGVTVYDLCHIGHARSAIVFDVIRRYLRFRGYRITFIKNYTDVDDRIIRKANEEGVAASVISERYIAAYQSDMASIGVAPADVEPKATEHIPQMVALIGRLLARGVAYVLEGDVYFEVRRFPPYGKLSGKNLDELESGARVDVDERKRDPLDFALWKASKPGEPSWPSPWGPGRPGWHSECSAMSMQYLGETFDLHGGGEDLIFPHHENEIAQSEGATGRPFVRCWAHNGFVNLNSEKMSKSLGNTLWIRDMVRRHDPEALRLYFLGTHYRHPLEFGDERIGESLKALGRLRALVEEADRIAAKGTPAPGPDGGLFDEIAAHRARFEAAMDDDFNTPQALGVLFDLARLLQGARAQADDGRLAAGGLLMGVGELVTLARALGLLEPGGRPERPVDPQLKARIESLLYLREQARKQRDFAEADRLRDELTELGVTLKDSRDGGGTRWTLGS